A genomic window from Pseudogulbenkiania sp. MAI-1 includes:
- a CDS encoding DMT family protein: MPSPLLSTVLLLICSNVFMTFAWYGHLKDLSAKPWYLAAIASWGIALFEYLLQVPANRIGFGSMTLPQLKILQEVITLSVFVPFAMFYMNQPFKWDFVWAALCMVGAVYFMFRG, encoded by the coding sequence ATGCCTTCCCCGCTGCTCTCCACCGTCTTGCTGCTGATCTGCTCCAACGTCTTCATGACCTTCGCCTGGTATGGCCACCTCAAGGACCTGAGCGCCAAGCCCTGGTACCTGGCGGCGATTGCCAGCTGGGGCATCGCGCTGTTCGAATACCTGCTGCAGGTGCCGGCCAACCGCATCGGTTTCGGCAGCATGACGCTGCCGCAGCTCAAGATCCTGCAGGAAGTCATCACGCTCTCGGTGTTCGTGCCGTTCGCCATGTTCTACATGAACCAGCCGTTCAAGTGGGACTTCGTCTGGGCGGCACTGTGCATGGTCGGTGCGGTGTACTTCATGTTCCGCGGCTGA
- a CDS encoding peptidylprolyl isomerase, translated as MKSLLTCLALAALPFSTLAAPVVELITNKGNIEITLDSAKAPKTVDNFVAYVKAGHYNGTVFHRVIDGFMIQGGGFDAKLQQKPTRAPIANEANNGLKNDIGTIAMARTNDPNSATAQFFINVANNDFLNYQSSTPQGWGYAVFGKVSKGMDVVNRIAKTRTGYMNGYENVPFEPIVIQKAILKP; from the coding sequence ATGAAATCTTTGCTGACCTGTCTGGCCCTGGCGGCCCTGCCCTTTTCCACGCTGGCGGCGCCGGTGGTGGAACTGATCACCAACAAGGGCAACATCGAGATCACGCTGGATTCGGCCAAGGCGCCGAAGACCGTCGACAACTTCGTGGCCTACGTCAAGGCCGGCCACTATAACGGCACGGTGTTCCACCGCGTGATCGACGGCTTCATGATCCAGGGCGGCGGCTTCGACGCCAAGCTGCAGCAGAAGCCGACGCGCGCGCCGATCGCCAACGAGGCCAACAACGGCCTCAAGAACGACATCGGCACCATCGCCATGGCGCGCACCAACGATCCGAACTCGGCCACCGCGCAGTTCTTCATCAACGTCGCCAACAACGACTTCCTGAATTACCAATCGTCCACGCCGCAAGGCTGGGGCTATGCCGTGTTCGGCAAAGTGAGCAAGGGCATGGATGTGGTGAACCGCATCGCCAAGACCCGCACCGGCTACATGAACGGCTATGAGAATGTGCCGTTCGAGCCGATCGTCATCCAGAAAGCCATCCTGAAACCCTGA
- a CDS encoding TolC family protein — translation MPPRWMRLPLQLSLAGLVGLAQAAPLTFNAALDQAENTSPALAAQRAQVGAAQSAAIPAGALPDPKLFVGVDNYPVSGPMRGSLTQDFMTMQKVGVMQEFPNADKRRARVEAASAEIAVAEAQSRTARLKVRREAALAWLNRYAVERKLALFADLERENRLLATAVRAQIASGRAQPADAVMPKQEAAQLADRHDDLVRDLAKANAELRRLIGSAADEPLAGAPPAFNLDAGTLRQRLHRHPELLAFGAETRKAEAEVREAVAMKKPDWGVELAYQKRGAQFGDMVSLQFTFDLPLFSKTRQDPAIAAKQQELARIDAEREAMLRDHANELDSDLADYAALGQQVERVHLEWLPLAQQKVDLVTASYQAGRADLTTVLSARRELIEQRFKLIELDYQRTSTAARLYFAYGENAQ, via the coding sequence ATGCCCCCTCGCTGGATGCGATTACCCCTGCAGCTCTCGCTGGCAGGGCTGGTCGGCCTTGCCCAGGCCGCACCGCTCACGTTTAACGCGGCACTCGATCAAGCCGAAAACACTTCCCCGGCCCTCGCCGCCCAACGCGCGCAAGTCGGCGCCGCCCAATCGGCCGCCATTCCGGCCGGCGCCTTGCCGGACCCCAAGCTGTTCGTCGGGGTCGATAACTACCCGGTGTCCGGGCCGATGCGCGGCTCGCTGACCCAGGACTTCATGACCATGCAGAAGGTCGGCGTGATGCAGGAGTTTCCCAACGCCGACAAGCGCCGGGCACGGGTCGAGGCGGCCTCGGCCGAGATCGCGGTGGCCGAGGCGCAAAGCCGGACGGCTCGCCTCAAGGTGCGGCGCGAGGCCGCGCTCGCCTGGCTCAACCGTTACGCCGTGGAGCGCAAGCTGGCGCTGTTCGCCGACCTCGAGCGGGAGAACCGGCTGCTTGCCACGGCGGTTCGGGCGCAGATTGCGTCAGGCCGCGCCCAGCCTGCCGATGCGGTGATGCCGAAGCAGGAGGCCGCCCAGCTGGCCGACCGGCACGATGACCTGGTGCGCGATCTGGCCAAGGCGAATGCCGAGCTGCGCCGCCTGATCGGCTCCGCGGCCGATGAACCGCTGGCGGGTGCCCCCCCGGCGTTCAACCTCGATGCCGGCACCTTGCGCCAGCGCCTTCACCGTCACCCCGAACTGCTGGCTTTTGGCGCCGAGACGCGCAAGGCTGAGGCCGAAGTGCGCGAAGCGGTGGCGATGAAGAAGCCGGACTGGGGGGTGGAGCTGGCCTACCAGAAACGTGGCGCCCAGTTCGGCGACATGGTGTCGCTGCAGTTCACCTTTGACCTGCCGCTTTTCAGCAAGACACGCCAGGACCCGGCCATCGCCGCCAAACAGCAGGAACTGGCCAGGATCGATGCCGAGCGCGAAGCGATGCTGCGCGATCATGCCAACGAACTGGACAGTGACTTGGCGGATTACGCCGCACTCGGCCAGCAGGTGGAGCGAGTCCACCTCGAATGGCTGCCGCTGGCCCAGCAGAAGGTCGACCTGGTCACGGCCAGTTACCAGGCGGGTAGGGCGGATCTGACGACCGTTCTCTCCGCGCGGCGTGAGCTGATCGAGCAACGCTTCAAACTCATCGAGCTGGACTACCAGCGTACCAGCACCGCCGCCCGGCTCTACTTCGCCTATGGGGAGAACGCCCAATGA
- a CDS encoding ABC transporter ATP-binding protein/permease, with protein MNWSHELMGSVIWLAKAFACSLVAITVVATLLARYTSWGRQFWQLTGSYFKPARSWRPILVLMLVLLLTLFAVRMNVLFSFWYNGFYSALQKLEASAAWYFVGIFGVLATVHVGRALLDYYVSQSLQIHWRVWLNDTLVERWLGQQAYYRAQYVDQPADNPDQRIQQDVASFVSSSLSLSMGLVNAVVSLIAFTTILWGLSGPLAVFGLHIERAMVWLAYGYVLVATLFAFKVGRPLIGLSFLNEKLNANYRYALVRLREYNESVAFFGGEAVERKHFARQFEEVIKNVWAIVHRTLKLSGFNLAISQAAVVFPLLVQLPRFLAKQISLGDMMQTANAFNQVQDALSFFRASYDNFADYRAVLNRLTGFLDAIDAADSLPRPSIDTAGERLGLNALTLTKPDGSLLVANLSLDIASVQPLLVRGSSGCGKTTLLRSIAGLWPYGEGKVSKPDGLDTLFLSQKPYLPLGTLRDALHYPGIPDQDGRAREVLTLCRLGHLIDMLDQEQDWSHILSLGEQQRLAFGRILLNRPDAVFLDEATSAMDEDQEAALYRLLQEALPQTMVISVGHRSTLRAFHHTELTLTGGGRWELQALATGVRNVVA; from the coding sequence ATGAACTGGTCACACGAACTGATGGGCAGCGTGATCTGGCTCGCCAAGGCATTCGCGTGTTCACTGGTGGCGATTACCGTCGTTGCCACCCTGCTGGCACGCTATACGTCCTGGGGACGACAGTTCTGGCAATTGACCGGCTCCTACTTCAAGCCGGCCCGAAGCTGGCGCCCGATCCTGGTCTTGATGCTCGTCTTGCTGCTGACCTTGTTTGCGGTACGCATGAACGTGCTGTTCTCGTTCTGGTACAACGGCTTCTATAGCGCCCTGCAAAAGCTGGAGGCTTCCGCCGCCTGGTACTTCGTAGGCATATTCGGCGTCCTGGCCACCGTGCATGTCGGCCGTGCCTTGCTGGATTACTACGTCAGTCAATCGCTCCAGATTCATTGGCGCGTCTGGCTCAACGACACACTGGTCGAGCGCTGGCTCGGTCAGCAGGCCTATTACCGCGCGCAATACGTCGACCAGCCCGCGGACAACCCCGATCAGCGTATCCAGCAAGACGTGGCCAGCTTCGTGAGCAGTTCGCTCAGCCTGTCGATGGGGCTGGTCAACGCGGTCGTTTCCTTGATCGCCTTCACGACGATCCTCTGGGGACTGTCCGGTCCGCTGGCGGTCTTCGGGCTGCATATCGAGCGCGCCATGGTCTGGCTGGCTTACGGCTACGTGCTGGTTGCCACGCTGTTCGCCTTCAAGGTCGGGCGGCCTTTGATCGGGCTGAGCTTCCTCAACGAGAAACTGAATGCGAACTACCGTTACGCGCTGGTCCGCCTGCGCGAATACAACGAGAGCGTCGCCTTTTTCGGGGGCGAGGCGGTGGAGCGCAAGCATTTCGCCCGGCAGTTTGAAGAAGTGATCAAGAACGTCTGGGCCATCGTCCACCGGACCCTGAAGCTGTCCGGCTTCAACCTCGCCATCAGCCAGGCGGCGGTGGTGTTTCCCCTGCTGGTGCAGTTGCCGCGTTTTCTGGCCAAACAGATCTCGCTCGGCGACATGATGCAGACGGCCAATGCCTTCAACCAGGTGCAGGATGCGCTGTCTTTTTTCCGCGCGTCCTACGATAACTTCGCCGATTACCGTGCCGTGCTCAATCGTTTGACGGGCTTTCTCGACGCCATCGACGCGGCCGATAGCCTGCCACGGCCCAGCATCGATACGGCTGGTGAACGCCTGGGCTTGAACGCCCTGACGCTGACCAAGCCAGACGGCTCGCTGCTGGTCGCCAACCTGAGCCTCGATATCGCCTCGGTCCAGCCGCTGCTGGTGCGCGGCAGTTCGGGCTGCGGCAAGACCACGCTGTTGCGCTCGATCGCCGGCCTGTGGCCCTACGGCGAGGGGAAGGTCAGCAAACCGGATGGCCTGGACACCCTCTTCCTCTCGCAGAAGCCGTACCTGCCACTCGGCACCCTGCGCGACGCACTTCATTACCCCGGTATTCCGGATCAGGACGGCCGGGCCCGCGAGGTGCTCACCCTATGCCGGCTGGGCCACCTGATCGACATGCTGGACCAGGAGCAAGACTGGTCGCATATCCTGTCGCTGGGCGAGCAGCAGCGCCTCGCGTTCGGGCGCATCCTGCTCAACCGGCCGGATGCGGTTTTCCTGGACGAGGCGACCTCGGCCATGGACGAGGATCAGGAGGCCGCCTTGTACCGGCTGCTGCAGGAGGCCCTGCCGCAGACCATGGTGATCAGCGTCGGCCATCGCAGCACCTTGCGCGCCTTCCACCACACCGAACTGACGCTGACCGGCGGCGGCCGCTGGGAACTGCAGGCATTGGCGACCGGGGTGAGAAACGTGGTGGCGTGA
- a CDS encoding L-lactate permease, whose amino-acid sequence MWSHVYDPLGNALLSTLVSAIPILVLLGGLGIFHIKAHIAALLGLVASLLVAIAVYGMPSDLAMSATLYGAANGLLPIGWIILNVIFLYQLTERKGEFTILRESITGITNDRRLQLLLIAFCFGAFFEGAGGFGTPVAVTGAMLIGLGFSPLAASGLSLIANTAPVAYGALGTPITTLAKVTGLDVMQISAMVGRQLPFFSLIVPFWLMCAFCGFKNTIKIWPAVLVAGLAFALPQFLVSNYMGPELVDVIASVSSMAALAMFLKVWHPAEIWTSTNGTASYSSNGEKRANHGYTRSQVVRAWLPWLILSVMVFLWGTPSFKKALDGLFFMQIEWPGLHNLVQKMPPVVSEPHLEAAVYKLNLLSATGTGILLASIISAFVIGYRPLEIVKVFGQTLWSLRYSLITIVAMLALGYLTRYSGVDITLGLAFAHTGVFYPFFGTLLGWLGVALTGSDTASNVLFGGLQKTTAERLGLSPILMTSANTSGGVMGKMIDAQSIVVASTATKLYGQEGDILRYVFFHSIALACLVGLLVTAMAYVPPLTTLVLWP is encoded by the coding sequence ATGTGGTCTCACGTTTACGATCCGCTGGGCAATGCGCTGTTGTCCACGCTGGTCTCCGCCATCCCGATCCTCGTGCTGCTGGGCGGGCTGGGCATCTTCCACATCAAGGCGCATATCGCGGCCCTGCTCGGCCTGGTCGCCTCGCTGCTGGTCGCCATTGCCGTGTACGGCATGCCGAGCGACTTGGCCATGAGCGCCACGCTCTACGGCGCGGCCAACGGCCTCTTGCCGATCGGCTGGATCATCCTCAACGTGATCTTCCTGTACCAACTGACCGAGCGTAAGGGCGAGTTCACCATCCTGCGCGAGAGCATCACCGGCATCACCAACGACCGCCGGCTGCAGCTGCTGCTGATCGCCTTCTGCTTCGGCGCGTTCTTCGAGGGCGCCGGCGGCTTCGGCACGCCGGTGGCCGTAACCGGCGCCATGTTGATCGGCCTGGGTTTCTCGCCGCTGGCCGCCTCGGGCCTGTCGCTGATCGCCAACACCGCCCCGGTGGCCTACGGCGCGCTCGGCACTCCGATCACCACGCTGGCCAAGGTGACCGGCCTGGACGTGATGCAGATTTCCGCCATGGTCGGCCGCCAGTTGCCGTTCTTCTCGCTGATCGTGCCGTTCTGGCTGATGTGCGCCTTCTGCGGCTTCAAGAACACCATCAAGATCTGGCCGGCGGTGCTGGTGGCGGGCCTGGCCTTCGCCCTGCCGCAGTTCCTGGTATCCAACTACATGGGGCCTGAACTGGTGGACGTGATCGCCTCGGTCAGCTCGATGGCGGCACTCGCGATGTTCCTGAAAGTGTGGCATCCGGCCGAGATCTGGACTTCGACCAACGGCACCGCCAGCTACAGCAGCAACGGCGAGAAGCGCGCCAACCATGGCTATACCCGCAGCCAAGTGGTCCGCGCCTGGTTGCCGTGGCTGATCCTGTCGGTGATGGTCTTCCTGTGGGGCACGCCGTCGTTCAAGAAGGCGCTGGATGGCCTGTTCTTCATGCAGATCGAGTGGCCGGGCCTGCACAACCTGGTGCAGAAGATGCCGCCGGTCGTGTCCGAGCCGCACCTCGAAGCCGCCGTCTACAAGCTCAACCTGCTGTCCGCCACCGGCACCGGGATTCTGCTCGCTTCGATCATTTCGGCCTTCGTCATCGGCTACCGCCCGCTGGAGATCGTCAAGGTATTCGGTCAGACCCTGTGGTCGCTGCGCTATTCGCTGATCACCATCGTCGCCATGCTGGCGCTGGGCTACCTGACCCGCTACTCGGGCGTGGACATCACCCTGGGCCTCGCCTTTGCCCATACCGGCGTGTTCTACCCCTTCTTCGGCACCCTGCTGGGCTGGCTGGGCGTGGCGCTGACCGGCTCCGACACCGCCTCCAACGTGCTGTTCGGCGGTCTGCAGAAGACCACGGCGGAGCGTCTGGGTCTGTCCCCGATCCTGATGACCTCGGCCAACACCTCCGGCGGCGTGATGGGCAAGATGATCGACGCGCAGTCCATCGTGGTCGCCTCGACCGCTACCAAGCTGTACGGCCAGGAGGGGGACATCCTGCGCTACGTGTTCTTCCACTCGATCGCCCTGGCCTGCCTGGTCGGCCTGCTGGTCACCGCAATGGCCTACGTGCCGCCGCTCACCACCCTGGTGCTGTGGCCGTAA
- the pyk gene encoding pyruvate kinase, protein MYRKRNAKIVATLGPASANQDTIRALFEAGADVFRLNFSHGSHADHRRNLEMIRAIEQEVGRPIGVLMDLQGPKLRLGVFADGPVRLEEGAAFRLDLDKDKPGSQQRAPLPHPEIFAALEAGADLLVDDGRVRLRVERFGPDFAETRVIAGGVVSDRKGVNVPGVVLPLSALTAKDLADLEFGLSLGVDWVALSFVQRVEDIVEIKAIVQGRAGIVAKLEKPMAIRSLESIVDQADAVMVARGDLGVEMPPEQVPSIQKRIVKSCRKAGKPVIVATQMLESMIAAPVPTRAEASDVATAIYDGADAVMLSAESASGKYPVEAVRMMSNIIAQTEADPHYRHALDATHAAPRADSAGAIGAAMRCAVSALPVAATVAYTTSGYSALRMARERPHAPIIGMTPEMATARRLALAWSVYPVLSPAVLDVSEMSELACETAKQEGFGKTAEAIAIVAGLPFGTPGATNLLRIAHIG, encoded by the coding sequence ATGTACAGAAAACGCAACGCGAAAATCGTCGCCACTCTGGGGCCGGCGAGCGCCAACCAGGACACCATCCGCGCCCTGTTCGAAGCCGGCGCCGACGTCTTCCGTCTCAATTTCAGCCACGGCAGCCACGCCGACCACCGGCGCAACCTCGAAATGATCCGCGCCATCGAACAGGAAGTCGGTCGGCCGATCGGGGTGCTGATGGATCTGCAAGGGCCGAAGCTGCGCCTGGGCGTCTTTGCCGACGGCCCGGTGCGCCTCGAGGAAGGCGCCGCATTCCGCCTCGATCTCGACAAGGACAAGCCCGGCAGCCAGCAACGCGCGCCACTGCCGCACCCCGAAATCTTCGCCGCGCTGGAAGCCGGCGCTGATCTGCTGGTCGACGACGGCCGCGTGCGCCTGCGGGTGGAGCGTTTCGGCCCCGATTTCGCCGAGACCCGCGTCATCGCCGGCGGCGTGGTGTCGGATCGCAAGGGCGTGAACGTCCCCGGCGTGGTGCTTCCGCTCTCCGCCCTCACCGCAAAAGACCTGGCCGATCTGGAGTTCGGCCTGAGCCTGGGCGTGGACTGGGTGGCGCTGTCCTTCGTGCAGCGCGTCGAGGACATCGTCGAGATCAAGGCCATCGTCCAGGGCCGGGCCGGGATCGTTGCCAAGCTGGAGAAGCCGATGGCCATCCGGAGCCTGGAATCCATCGTCGACCAAGCCGACGCGGTCATGGTGGCACGCGGCGACCTCGGCGTGGAAATGCCGCCCGAGCAGGTGCCGTCGATCCAGAAGCGCATCGTGAAAAGCTGCCGCAAGGCCGGCAAGCCGGTGATCGTCGCCACGCAGATGCTGGAATCGATGATTGCGGCCCCGGTGCCGACGCGCGCCGAAGCTTCGGACGTCGCCACCGCGATCTACGACGGCGCCGATGCCGTGATGCTGTCGGCGGAATCGGCCTCGGGTAAATATCCGGTCGAGGCGGTGCGCATGATGAGCAACATCATCGCCCAGACCGAGGCCGATCCCCATTACCGCCATGCCCTCGATGCGACCCATGCCGCGCCCCGCGCCGACAGCGCCGGTGCCATCGGCGCCGCCATGCGCTGCGCCGTGAGTGCTCTGCCGGTGGCGGCGACGGTAGCCTACACCACCTCGGGCTACTCGGCCCTGCGCATGGCGCGCGAGCGACCGCACGCCCCGATCATCGGCATGACCCCCGAAATGGCTACCGCGCGCCGCCTGGCCCTGGCGTGGAGCGTCTACCCGGTGCTGAGCCCGGCCGTGCTGGACGTGAGCGAGATGAGCGAGCTGGCCTGCGAGACGGCCAAGCAGGAAGGCTTCGGCAAGACCGCCGAGGCGATCGCCATCGTCGCCGGCCTGCCGTTCGGCACGCCCGGCGCCACCAATCTGCTGCGCATCGCGCACATCGGCTGA
- a CDS encoding peptidylprolyl isomerase, whose amino-acid sequence MIKLTTTFGDIVLELDAEKAPITAANFEQYVKDGHYDGTIFHRVINGFMIQGGGFDADFKQKPTRDPIKNEANNGLSNKTYTVAMARTPDPHSASAQFFINVSDNDFLDFKSESAQGWGYAVFGKVVEGTDVVDRIKAVKTGRHGMHQDVPVEAVVITKAEII is encoded by the coding sequence ATGATCAAACTGACCACCACCTTTGGCGACATCGTGCTGGAACTGGACGCCGAGAAGGCGCCGATCACCGCCGCCAACTTCGAGCAGTACGTCAAGGACGGCCACTACGACGGCACCATCTTCCACCGCGTGATCAACGGTTTCATGATCCAGGGCGGCGGCTTCGACGCCGACTTCAAGCAGAAGCCGACGCGCGATCCGATCAAGAACGAGGCCAACAACGGTCTGTCCAACAAGACTTATACCGTTGCCATGGCGCGCACCCCGGACCCGCACTCGGCCTCGGCGCAGTTCTTCATCAACGTGTCCGACAACGATTTCCTCGACTTCAAGTCGGAAAGCGCCCAGGGCTGGGGCTATGCGGTGTTCGGCAAGGTGGTGGAAGGCACCGACGTGGTCGACCGCATCAAGGCCGTGAAGACCGGCCGTCACGGCATGCACCAGGACGTGCCGGTGGAAGCGGTGGTGATCACCAAGGCTGAAATCATCTGA
- a CDS encoding UDP-2,3-diacylglucosamine diphosphatase, translating to MAIHFISDLHLCEEVPELNRLFAATLADWRGQIDALYILGDLFEVWVGDDDSSPFLDETLAVLRDFSAATPLYVLRGNRDFLLGEGFVRASGATLLNEPAQIEAYGRPYLLVHGDAECTDDLPYQQFRAMARNPQWQQAMLARPLAERHAIARQARGMSEAGKAASGLTAISDVTDSAIVALLSAHGWPTLIHGHTHRPAVHRHSDGTHSAERWVIADWHDGRGGYLRLDESGLSAHPLG from the coding sequence ATGGCCATCCATTTCATTTCCGACCTGCACCTCTGCGAAGAGGTGCCCGAACTCAACCGCCTGTTCGCCGCCACGCTGGCCGACTGGCGTGGCCAGATCGATGCACTCTACATCCTCGGCGACCTGTTCGAGGTGTGGGTGGGCGACGACGATAGCTCGCCGTTCCTCGACGAGACGCTGGCAGTGCTGCGCGACTTTTCCGCCGCGACGCCGCTCTACGTGCTGCGCGGCAACCGCGACTTTTTGCTGGGCGAGGGCTTTGTCCGCGCCAGCGGCGCCACCTTGCTGAACGAACCGGCGCAGATCGAGGCCTATGGAAGGCCTTATCTGCTGGTACACGGCGACGCCGAGTGCACCGACGATCTGCCCTACCAGCAGTTCCGCGCCATGGCGCGCAACCCGCAGTGGCAGCAGGCGATGCTGGCGCGCCCGCTGGCCGAGCGCCATGCCATCGCACGGCAGGCGCGCGGCATGAGCGAGGCCGGCAAGGCGGCGAGCGGGCTGACGGCGATTTCCGACGTCACCGACAGCGCCATCGTCGCGCTGCTCTCGGCGCACGGCTGGCCGACGCTGATCCACGGTCACACCCACCGCCCGGCGGTACATCGCCACAGTGACGGCACGCACTCGGCGGAACGCTGGGTGATCGCCGACTGGCACGACGGTCGCGGCGGCTATCTGAGGCTGGATGAGAGCGGGCTGTCGGCGCATCCGCTGGGTTGA
- a CDS encoding metalloregulator ArsR/SmtB family transcription factor, which produces MSRLSPPSPADTIVLAETFRLLGDPTRLRILFFCLDAPRSVGDIAQSLELSQPLVSHHLRLLRGARLVRGHRQARQVFYELADKHVSGMLADMAHHVAEEHADE; this is translated from the coding sequence TTGAGCCGCCTTTCGCCCCCGTCCCCAGCCGACACCATCGTGCTGGCGGAAACGTTCCGCCTGCTGGGCGACCCGACGCGCCTGCGTATCCTGTTCTTCTGTCTCGACGCGCCGCGCTCGGTCGGCGACATCGCCCAGAGCCTCGAGCTGTCGCAACCGCTGGTGAGCCACCACCTGCGGCTGCTGCGCGGCGCCCGGCTGGTGCGCGGCCACCGCCAGGCTAGGCAGGTCTTTTATGAACTGGCCGACAAGCACGTCAGCGGCATGCTGGCCGACATGGCGCATCATGTCGCCGAGGAGCATGCCGACGAGTGA
- a CDS encoding cation diffusion facilitator family transporter: MPHSHEGHDHSHSHAPTVGDDNQRKVLVAFLITFGFMIVEAVGGWLSGSLALVADAGHMLTDAAALALAYGAFRFGRRAADAKRTFGYMRFEVIAGLINAITLFGIVIWIAIEAINRFRHPGEVLAGPMFVVAALGLLVNLLVFWILTRGDSEHVNIKGAVLHVLGDLLGSVAAISAAIVIYFTGWTPIDPILSIFVSLLILRSAWSLLRGSLHILLEGAPDNATPEDIERHLKQALPELAHVRHVHVWSITSGRVLATLHVQPQPGADLRAVVRAVEAELVTRFGIAHATVAIDWPDTEQGACFMGSHGNAAHRHHHDHDDHEHGDHAHGEQADHDHCQQGHKH; the protein is encoded by the coding sequence ATGCCGCATTCGCATGAGGGCCACGACCATTCGCATTCCCACGCGCCAACGGTAGGGGACGACAATCAGCGCAAGGTGCTGGTCGCCTTTCTCATCACTTTCGGCTTCATGATCGTCGAGGCCGTTGGCGGCTGGCTGTCCGGTTCGCTGGCCTTGGTGGCGGATGCCGGCCACATGCTGACGGACGCGGCGGCCCTCGCCCTGGCCTACGGCGCCTTCCGCTTCGGCAGGCGGGCGGCCGACGCAAAGCGCACCTTCGGCTACATGCGCTTCGAGGTCATTGCCGGGCTGATCAATGCCATCACCCTGTTCGGCATCGTCATCTGGATTGCCATCGAGGCCATCAACCGTTTTCGCCATCCCGGCGAGGTGCTCGCCGGGCCGATGTTCGTCGTGGCGGCGCTGGGGTTGCTCGTCAATCTCCTGGTGTTCTGGATCCTGACGCGCGGCGATAGCGAGCACGTCAATATCAAGGGCGCGGTGCTGCACGTGCTGGGCGACCTGCTGGGCTCGGTGGCCGCCATCAGCGCCGCCATCGTCATCTACTTCACCGGCTGGACACCGATCGACCCGATCCTGTCCATCTTCGTCTCGCTGCTGATCCTGCGCAGTGCCTGGTCGCTGCTGCGCGGCTCGCTCCACATCCTGCTCGAAGGCGCGCCGGACAACGCCACGCCGGAAGACATCGAACGCCATCTCAAGCAAGCCCTGCCGGAGCTGGCGCATGTCCGCCACGTCCACGTCTGGTCCATCACCTCGGGCCGGGTGCTCGCCACGCTGCACGTGCAGCCCCAGCCCGGTGCCGATCTGCGCGCGGTGGTCCGGGCCGTCGAGGCGGAACTGGTGACGCGCTTCGGCATCGCCCACGCCACCGTTGCCATCGACTGGCCCGATACGGAGCAGGGCGCCTGCTTCATGGGTTCCCATGGCAATGCCGCCCATCGGCACCACCACGATCACGACGACCATGAGCACGGCGATCACGCCCACGGCGAGCAAGCCGATCATGACCATTGCCAGCAAGGACACAAGCATTGA